One region of Brachybacterium saurashtrense genomic DNA includes:
- a CDS encoding LacI family DNA-binding transcriptional regulator: protein MADKRVTIYDVAKEAGVAPSTVSRAFSRPGRVSAATHATVMEAAKRLDYRTAAPAAQEREERHHRLGIEVPDLTNPYFAELVSGMQEAAHEQDFLLLLLDTVEDEIRERSSLESAVNVVDGIVLSGSRLSDATLNHLTKRIPVVVLNRRVAGLDSVTPDFEHGMGQAMTHLAENGIRTVTYVAGPVNSWSDGERWRAARVAARQHGMQVQRHGPFAPTTAGGEQAFEELRDSLPHAVICYNDLVAFGFLISALRAGIKVPGELSVMGHDDIQLSRLVGGGLTTVVSPKRAQGRAAIERLVRRIENPSAHRTPVEGSLPVRLVPRGTTGPRDPGR, encoded by the coding sequence GTGGCGGACAAGCGCGTGACGATCTACGACGTCGCCAAGGAGGCCGGGGTGGCGCCGTCCACCGTCTCCCGCGCCTTCTCCCGCCCCGGCCGGGTCAGCGCCGCCACCCACGCCACCGTGATGGAAGCCGCCAAGCGGCTCGACTACCGCACCGCCGCCCCCGCCGCCCAGGAGCGCGAGGAGCGCCATCACCGCCTGGGGATCGAGGTCCCGGACCTCACCAATCCCTACTTCGCCGAGCTGGTCTCCGGCATGCAGGAGGCCGCCCACGAGCAGGACTTCCTGCTGCTCCTGCTGGACACTGTGGAGGACGAGATCCGCGAGCGCTCCAGCCTGGAGAGCGCCGTCAACGTGGTGGACGGGATCGTGCTCTCCGGCTCCCGCCTCTCCGACGCCACCCTCAACCACCTCACCAAGCGCATCCCCGTGGTGGTGCTGAACCGGCGCGTGGCCGGCCTCGACTCCGTCACCCCGGATTTCGAGCACGGCATGGGCCAGGCGATGACCCACCTCGCCGAGAACGGGATCCGCACCGTCACCTACGTGGCCGGGCCCGTGAACTCGTGGTCCGACGGGGAGCGCTGGCGCGCCGCCCGCGTGGCCGCCCGTCAGCACGGCATGCAGGTGCAGCGCCACGGCCCCTTCGCCCCCACCACCGCCGGCGGCGAGCAGGCCTTCGAGGAGCTGCGCGACTCCCTCCCGCACGCCGTGATCTGCTACAACGACCTGGTCGCCTTCGGGTTCCTGATCTCCGCGCTGCGCGCCGGGATCAAGGTGCCCGGGGAGCTGTCGGTGATGGGGCACGACGACATCCAGCTCTCCCGGCTCGTCGGCGGCGGGCTCACCACCGTGGTCAGCCCCAAGCGGGCCCAGGGCCGGGCCGCGATCGAGCGCCTGGTGCGCCGCATCGAGAACCCCTCCGCGCACCGCACCCCCGTGGAGGGCTCCCTCCCGGTGCGGCTGGTGCCGCGCGGCACCACCGGCCCCCGCGACCCGGGCCGCTGA
- a CDS encoding TetR/AcrR family transcriptional regulator, which translates to MASARCSASTPPARPAHRPSAREAMLDAAEAHLGEDGTLTLDSAARAAGVTKPGLMYHFPTKEELLGAILDRVAARYEREMLTLVTARYGESTDVFAQAPAAARHLAYLDWACTAELSAADLVFVADPHLRVALTESWMRQVEAWLHVPVGLDPGERARLLAVRLMADGLWFDRAAGLLGDVAQEAAQLREFAGALLEGDRR; encoded by the coding sequence ATGGCATCCGCGCGCTGCTCGGCGTCCACTCCGCCCGCGCGCCCCGCGCACCGCCCGTCGGCCCGCGAGGCGATGCTCGACGCCGCCGAGGCGCACCTCGGCGAGGACGGCACGCTCACCCTCGACTCCGCCGCCCGCGCCGCAGGGGTGACCAAGCCCGGCCTGATGTACCACTTCCCCACCAAGGAGGAGCTGCTGGGAGCGATCCTCGACCGGGTCGCCGCACGGTACGAGCGCGAGATGCTCACGCTGGTCACCGCCCGGTACGGGGAGTCGACGGACGTCTTCGCCCAGGCGCCCGCTGCGGCCCGCCACCTCGCCTACCTCGACTGGGCCTGCACCGCCGAGCTCTCCGCGGCGGACCTCGTGTTCGTCGCCGACCCGCACCTGCGGGTCGCGCTCACCGAGAGCTGGATGCGGCAGGTGGAGGCCTGGCTGCACGTCCCCGTCGGCCTCGACCCCGGGGAGCGGGCCCGACTGCTGGCCGTGCGGCTGATGGCCGACGGGCTCTGGTTCGACCGCGCCGCCGGCCTGCTCGGCGACGTCGCGCAGGAGGCCGCGCAGCTCCGGGAGTTCGCCGGGGCGCTGCTGGAGGGGGATCGTCGATGA
- the larB gene encoding nickel pincer cofactor biosynthesis protein LarB, with translation MAEGAGTADGPGAADGADATRATGRIEGFLDLDLDRASRRGAPEAVLCDAKSVEQVAAIAAEYARLHEAGREDLGPVLFTRADAARAEAVLAALPDAHHDPSARFLAWPAAPPAPSGGLVIVACAGTSDLPVAREAQLTAHYLGRPTRLFADIGIAGLHRLQSRLPALREAACVVVAAGMDGALPTVIAGQISAPVVALPTSVGYGVAAGGQAALTTMLSACAPGIGVVNIDNGYGAGHLAAQIARWAPESGE, from the coding sequence GTGGCTGAGGGTGCGGGCACGGCCGATGGGCCCGGCGCGGCCGACGGCGCCGACGCGACCCGTGCCACGGGCCGCATCGAGGGCTTCCTCGACCTCGATCTCGACCGCGCCTCTCGCCGCGGCGCCCCCGAGGCCGTGCTCTGCGACGCCAAGAGCGTCGAGCAGGTCGCGGCGATCGCCGCCGAGTACGCGCGCCTGCACGAGGCGGGTCGCGAGGATCTCGGCCCGGTGCTGTTCACCCGCGCCGACGCCGCCCGCGCCGAGGCCGTGCTCGCCGCCCTGCCGGACGCCCACCACGACCCGTCGGCCCGCTTCCTGGCCTGGCCCGCGGCGCCGCCCGCACCCAGCGGCGGCCTCGTGATCGTGGCCTGCGCCGGCACCAGCGACCTGCCCGTGGCCCGCGAGGCGCAGCTCACCGCTCACTACCTGGGACGGCCCACCCGCCTGTTCGCCGACATCGGCATCGCCGGCCTGCACCGCCTCCAGTCCCGCCTGCCCGCCCTGCGCGAGGCGGCCTGCGTGGTGGTCGCCGCCGGGATGGACGGGGCGCTGCCCACCGTGATCGCCGGGCAGATCTCCGCCCCCGTGGTCGCGTTGCCCACCTCCGTGGGCTACGGCGTCGCTGCGGGCGGTCAGGCCGCGCTCACGACGATGCTCTCCGCCTGCGCCCCCGGCATCGGCGTGGTCAACATCGACAACGGCTACGGTGCCGGCCACCTCGCCGCCCAGATCGCCCGCTGGGCCCCTGAATCCGGGGAGTAG
- a CDS encoding DsbA family protein, translated as MDPAPPAPATPPTPPASSRSTAPARRRLRVPAAILAVTALLIAVVLWTRPAGAPEGAPGAATDTLGAQEPVALEDLPHPSRVAVPDLSAAETRDPGDLLAEGPVDAPVVLVVFTDYQCPYCARWTADTLPALREEVEAGRLRIEWRDVNVYGEDSERAARAALAAARQDRHADYQNALFEGGEIRSGAELDEEALIALADELGLDVEQFTADLRAEETARTIAEHATTGRELGVVTTPSFVLDGTPIVGAQPTDAFLARFDEALAAAGNGEG; from the coding sequence ATGGACCCGGCCCCGCCCGCTCCGGCGACCCCGCCGACGCCCCCGGCGTCGTCGCGGTCGACCGCCCCCGCCCGTCGGCGCCTGCGGGTCCCGGCCGCGATCCTCGCCGTCACCGCCCTGCTCATCGCCGTCGTGCTCTGGACGCGCCCCGCCGGCGCCCCCGAGGGCGCTCCCGGCGCCGCGACCGACACCCTCGGGGCGCAGGAGCCCGTCGCGCTCGAGGATCTCCCGCACCCCTCCCGGGTGGCGGTGCCGGATCTCAGCGCCGCGGAGACCCGCGACCCGGGTGACCTGCTCGCCGAGGGCCCGGTCGACGCCCCCGTGGTGCTGGTGGTGTTCACCGACTACCAGTGCCCCTACTGCGCCCGCTGGACGGCCGACACCCTGCCCGCGCTGCGCGAGGAGGTGGAGGCGGGCCGGCTCCGCATCGAGTGGCGGGACGTGAACGTCTACGGCGAGGACTCCGAGCGCGCCGCCCGCGCCGCGCTGGCAGCCGCCCGGCAGGACCGGCACGCGGACTACCAGAACGCACTCTTCGAGGGCGGCGAGATCCGCTCCGGCGCGGAGCTCGACGAGGAGGCCCTGATCGCGCTCGCGGACGAGCTGGGCCTGGACGTGGAGCAGTTCACCGCGGACCTCCGCGCCGAGGAGACCGCCCGCACCATCGCCGAGCACGCCACGACCGGCCGCGAGCTGGGCGTGGTCACCACCCCCTCGTTCGTGCTCGACGGCACGCCGATCGTGGGCGCCCAGCCCACCGACGCGTTCCTGGCCCGGTTCGACGAGGCGCTCGCCGCGGCGGGCAACGGGGAGGGCTGA
- a CDS encoding DMT family transporter yields the protein MSWMLLSGAILAEVAGTLSLRVAATGRRRWYLPVAVGYLLAFALLSAALAAGMPLGVAYGIWAAVGIVATALLSRLLFREALTPVMLAGMGLIAVGVLLVELGGAH from the coding sequence ATGAGCTGGATGCTGCTGAGCGGCGCGATCCTCGCCGAGGTGGCCGGGACCCTGTCCCTCCGCGTCGCGGCCACGGGCCGGCGCCGCTGGTATCTCCCGGTCGCGGTGGGGTACCTGCTGGCCTTCGCCCTGCTCTCCGCCGCCCTCGCGGCGGGGATGCCGCTCGGGGTGGCCTACGGGATCTGGGCCGCGGTGGGTATCGTCGCCACCGCGCTGCTGTCCCGCCTGCTGTTCCGCGAGGCGCTCACGCCGGTGATGCTGGCCGGGATGGGCCTGATCGCTGTCGGCGTGCTCCTCGTCGAGCTCGGCGGCGCACACTGA
- a CDS encoding lactate racemase domain-containing protein, which produces MSETTATQLPTVHPIPEGLAERAALLGGPSGTLTDEQITGFVAEQLAGTDLDGKSVCLIIPDGTRSVPLPKVLPAIHDALAGRASSVTVLIALGTHAAMSEEAIDQLLGATERGATATYPEWTVLNHAWDDPSQIADLGVIPAEQIAELTGGLLTDVPMTVQINRLCVDSDVNLIVGPVFPHEVVGFSGGNKYFFPGCSVHDVIDISHWVGALITASRIIGTLGITPVRQLIDAASELIPSEKLAFTMDVAEGGQDLGAIAFGDPQAAWAACAKISAQTHITYVEKPYKRIVALVPEMYEDMWTGAKGFYKSEPVCADGGDVIIYAPHITEVAAMHPGIRDIGYHNIEYFTKQWDRFKDHPWGELAHSTHVTGLGTYDPETGEEHQRVNRYFATSLSKEETEAHNVLYMDPASLDIEALRDDPDTLVIDHAGEVLFRLASERDGAAEQAQ; this is translated from the coding sequence ATGAGCGAGACGACGGCGACGCAGCTGCCCACGGTCCACCCGATCCCCGAGGGACTCGCGGAACGGGCCGCCCTTCTCGGCGGGCCGAGCGGCACCCTCACCGACGAGCAGATCACCGGCTTCGTCGCCGAGCAGCTCGCCGGCACCGACCTCGACGGCAAGAGCGTCTGCCTGATCATCCCCGACGGCACCCGCTCCGTCCCCCTGCCTAAGGTGCTGCCCGCGATCCACGATGCGCTCGCCGGCCGCGCCTCCTCCGTCACCGTGCTCATCGCGCTGGGCACCCACGCCGCGATGAGCGAGGAGGCGATCGACCAGCTGCTCGGCGCCACCGAGCGCGGCGCGACGGCCACCTACCCGGAGTGGACGGTGCTGAACCACGCCTGGGACGACCCCTCCCAGATCGCGGATCTCGGCGTCATCCCCGCCGAGCAGATCGCCGAGCTCACCGGCGGGCTGCTCACCGACGTCCCGATGACCGTGCAGATCAACCGGCTGTGCGTCGACTCGGACGTCAACCTGATCGTCGGCCCCGTCTTCCCGCACGAGGTCGTCGGCTTCTCCGGCGGCAACAAGTACTTCTTCCCCGGCTGCTCGGTGCATGACGTCATCGACATCTCCCACTGGGTGGGCGCGCTCATCACGGCCAGCCGCATCATCGGCACCCTCGGCATCACCCCCGTGCGACAGCTGATCGACGCCGCGAGCGAGCTCATCCCCTCCGAGAAGCTCGCGTTCACCATGGACGTCGCCGAGGGCGGCCAGGATCTCGGCGCGATCGCGTTCGGCGACCCGCAGGCCGCCTGGGCCGCGTGCGCGAAGATCTCCGCCCAGACCCACATCACCTACGTCGAGAAGCCCTACAAGCGGATCGTCGCGCTGGTGCCGGAGATGTACGAGGACATGTGGACCGGCGCGAAGGGCTTCTACAAGTCCGAGCCCGTCTGCGCCGACGGCGGCGACGTGATCATCTACGCCCCGCACATCACCGAGGTCGCCGCGATGCACCCCGGCATCCGCGACATCGGCTATCACAACATCGAGTACTTCACGAAACAGTGGGACCGGTTCAAGGACCACCCCTGGGGCGAGCTCGCCCACTCCACGCACGTCACGGGCCTGGGCACCTACGACCCGGAGACGGGGGAGGAGCACCAGCGCGTGAACCGCTACTTCGCCACCTCCCTCTCGAAGGAGGAGACCGAGGCGCACAACGTGCTGTACATGGATCCGGCCTCCCTCGACATCGAGGCGCTGCGCGACGACCCGGACACCCTGGTGATCGACCACGCCGGCGAGGTGCTCTTCCGCCTCGCCTCCGAGCGCGACGGCGCCGCGGAGCAGGCCCAGTGA
- the uxaC gene encoding glucuronate isomerase, with translation MSNDAFVPHPDRLLPADPAVRDIARSLYELEKDQPIVSPHGHVDPRLLLDDEPFRDPTSLFITPDHYVNRLMHARGVDLADLGVNQGPLDETASRKAWHLLAEHWHAYAGTPSRYWMEHEFSEVFGLETVLNPRTADAMYDEIAQKLAQPEFRPRALFDQFGIEVMATTDDPVDDLAPHDALAADESFTGQVIPTFRPDKYLEPARADFRELADALGEAAGVDTGTYDGHLEAMRVRRLYFRDHGAVSSDHAHIDPGTARLAIEEARRFYTAAREGTIGADEAVALRRHLLADQARLAAEDGLVMTIHPAVARNHSDAMFSTFGADVGFDIPVAVDYVHHLRPMLNDVGHAEGFRTVLFTIDETVFSREIAPLAGVYPSVYAGAPWWFIDSPDAILRFRRAVSETLGYTRTSGFIDDTRAFCSIPARHDMSRRIDAIHLAGLVAEHRMRLEDAQELVATLPTQQPREVFRLGETA, from the coding sequence ATGAGCAACGACGCCTTCGTTCCGCACCCCGACCGCCTCCTCCCCGCGGACCCGGCCGTCCGCGACATCGCCCGCAGCCTCTACGAGCTGGAGAAGGATCAGCCGATCGTCTCCCCGCACGGGCACGTCGACCCGCGCCTCCTGCTCGATGACGAGCCGTTCCGCGACCCGACCTCGCTGTTCATCACGCCCGACCACTACGTGAACCGCCTCATGCACGCCCGCGGCGTGGACCTCGCCGACCTCGGCGTGAACCAGGGCCCGCTCGACGAGACCGCCTCCCGCAAGGCCTGGCACCTGCTGGCCGAGCACTGGCACGCCTACGCCGGCACCCCCTCGCGCTACTGGATGGAGCACGAGTTCTCCGAGGTGTTCGGCCTGGAGACCGTGCTGAACCCTCGCACCGCCGATGCGATGTACGACGAGATCGCGCAGAAGCTCGCCCAGCCCGAGTTCCGCCCCCGCGCCCTCTTCGACCAGTTCGGCATCGAAGTCATGGCGACCACCGACGACCCGGTCGACGACCTCGCCCCCCACGACGCCCTCGCCGCCGACGAGTCCTTCACCGGGCAGGTCATCCCGACCTTCCGCCCGGACAAGTACCTCGAGCCCGCCCGCGCCGACTTCCGCGAGCTCGCCGACGCGCTCGGCGAGGCCGCCGGTGTGGACACCGGCACCTACGACGGCCACCTCGAGGCGATGCGCGTGCGCCGCCTGTACTTCCGCGACCACGGCGCGGTCTCCTCCGACCACGCCCACATCGACCCCGGCACCGCGCGGCTCGCGATCGAGGAGGCGCGCCGCTTCTACACCGCCGCCCGCGAGGGCACCATCGGCGCCGACGAGGCCGTGGCGCTGCGCCGCCACCTGCTGGCCGACCAGGCACGGCTCGCGGCCGAGGACGGGCTGGTCATGACCATCCACCCGGCCGTGGCCCGCAACCATTCCGATGCCATGTTCTCGACGTTCGGCGCGGACGTCGGCTTCGACATCCCCGTCGCCGTCGACTACGTCCACCACCTGCGCCCGATGCTCAACGACGTGGGTCACGCCGAGGGCTTCCGCACCGTGCTGTTCACGATCGACGAGACCGTGTTCTCCCGAGAGATCGCACCGCTCGCCGGCGTGTACCCCTCCGTGTACGCGGGTGCGCCGTGGTGGTTCATCGACTCGCCCGACGCGATCCTCCGCTTCCGCCGCGCCGTCTCCGAGACCCTCGGCTACACGCGCACCAGCGGTTTCATTGACGACACCCGCGCCTTCTGCTCCATCCCCGCCCGCCACGACATGTCCCGCCGCATCGACGCGATCCACCTGGCCGGGCTGGTCGCCGAGCACCGCATGCGTCTCGAGGACGCCCAGGAGCTCGTCGCCACCCTGCCCACCCAGCAGCCTCGCGAGGTCTTCCGCCTCGGCGAGACCGCGTGA
- a CDS encoding mannitol dehydrogenase family protein, with protein MNAPSASDVGRLVHLGIGNFARAHTLQATAVAGGWSVVAFTGRSAAMADALNAQGGKYGLIVRGPEADEVSVLDVIDEVHPASDVDALVALLADPFTTVVTLTITEKGYAAGSDPATSAPARIALGLKARREAGVEEPIALVSCDNLTGNGEVLGEAVRAELDEETAAWFEGHVDVISSMVDRITPSADDGAADTVREQTGFADTVPVVTEPFTEWVIEDRFRGRRPEWEKAGVQFTDDIEVHERRKLRLLNGAHTLMAYAGQVAGVQRVDEAIGHREVRALVEQLWAEARETLPLPADELDAYTSALEERFRNPRLADNLIRIAADGSVKLPVRALPVIAELGGPDKAPGEVAAVAAWTAWVTDRVRAGHEVQDPRSEAIAAAASLEDTTERVSSLLALLDVPSIDPLIDAVIAEEHRLPRP; from the coding sequence ATGAACGCCCCCTCCGCCTCCGACGTCGGCCGCCTGGTCCACCTCGGCATCGGCAACTTCGCCCGCGCCCACACCCTGCAGGCCACCGCCGTGGCCGGCGGCTGGTCCGTGGTCGCCTTCACCGGCCGCTCCGCCGCGATGGCCGACGCCCTGAACGCCCAGGGCGGCAAGTACGGCCTGATCGTGCGCGGCCCCGAGGCCGACGAGGTCTCCGTCCTGGACGTGATCGACGAGGTCCACCCGGCCTCCGACGTCGACGCCCTGGTCGCCCTGCTCGCCGACCCCTTCACCACCGTGGTCACCCTGACCATCACGGAGAAGGGATACGCCGCCGGCTCCGACCCCGCGACCTCCGCCCCCGCCCGCATCGCCCTGGGCCTCAAGGCCCGCCGCGAGGCCGGGGTGGAGGAGCCGATCGCGCTGGTCTCCTGCGACAACCTCACCGGCAACGGCGAGGTGCTGGGCGAGGCCGTGCGCGCCGAGCTCGACGAGGAGACCGCCGCCTGGTTCGAGGGCCACGTGGACGTCATCTCCTCGATGGTCGACCGGATCACCCCCTCGGCCGACGACGGCGCCGCCGACACCGTGCGCGAACAGACCGGCTTCGCCGACACCGTCCCGGTGGTCACCGAGCCCTTCACCGAGTGGGTCATCGAGGACCGCTTCCGCGGCCGCCGCCCCGAGTGGGAGAAGGCCGGGGTGCAGTTCACCGACGACATCGAGGTGCACGAGCGCCGCAAGCTGCGCCTGCTCAACGGCGCCCACACCCTCATGGCCTACGCCGGCCAGGTCGCGGGCGTGCAGCGCGTGGACGAGGCGATCGGCCACCGCGAGGTGCGGGCGCTGGTGGAGCAGCTGTGGGCCGAGGCCCGGGAGACCCTGCCGCTGCCGGCCGACGAGCTCGACGCCTACACCTCGGCCCTCGAGGAGCGGTTCCGCAACCCCCGCCTGGCCGACAACCTGATCCGCATCGCCGCCGACGGCTCCGTGAAGCTGCCCGTGCGCGCCCTGCCCGTGATCGCCGAGCTCGGCGGCCCGGACAAGGCTCCCGGCGAGGTCGCGGCCGTCGCCGCCTGGACCGCGTGGGTCACCGACCGCGTGCGGGCCGGGCACGAGGTGCAGGACCCGAGGTCCGAGGCCATCGCGGCCGCCGCCTCTCTCGAGGACACCACCGAGCGGGTCAGCTCCCTGCTCGCCCTGCTCGACGTCCCGTCCATCGACCCGCTGATCGACGCCGTCATCGCCGAGGAGCACCGCCTCCCGCGGCCCTGA
- a CDS encoding DMT family transporter translates to MTTWLLLAAAILSEVTATLALRGALDDPALYVVVAAGYVLSFVLLAQVLRRGMGLGVAYGLWGASGVVLTAVASAALFGEAMTTLKIAGFVLIAAGVVVVELGAQRARRGDHPVPQARESWLAASPSSTAAAEEAR, encoded by the coding sequence ATGACCACCTGGCTGCTGCTCGCCGCCGCGATCCTCTCCGAGGTCACGGCCACCCTCGCGCTGCGCGGCGCGCTCGACGACCCGGCGCTGTACGTCGTGGTGGCGGCGGGGTACGTGCTCTCCTTCGTGCTGCTCGCCCAGGTGCTGCGCCGCGGCATGGGCCTGGGCGTCGCCTACGGCCTCTGGGGCGCCAGCGGGGTGGTGCTCACCGCCGTCGCCTCCGCGGCGCTGTTCGGGGAGGCGATGACCACGCTGAAGATCGCCGGCTTCGTGCTCATCGCCGCCGGCGTGGTGGTGGTGGAGCTCGGCGCCCAGCGAGCGCGGCGCGGCGACCACCCCGTCCCACAGGCCCGGGAGAGTTGGCTCGCCGCCTCGCCGTCGTCCACCGCTGCTGCTGAGGAGGCGCGATGA
- a CDS encoding GNAT family N-acetyltransferase: protein MTAPPSATAPTILSARGEDFALLARLLQLYLHDFSEHTGWDVDEHGLFHYAWLDAYRHEAGRHAYVFRVGGPTAGFALVREAERIHMAEFFVLRKYRRAGVGLAAARLLLEAHVGPWSITQLATNPEATSFWRRAIPVPFEETVQADGTVEQRFTIDRH from the coding sequence ATGACTGCTCCCCCTTCCGCCACCGCTCCCACGATCCTCTCGGCGCGGGGCGAGGACTTCGCCCTCCTCGCCAGGCTGCTGCAGCTCTACCTCCACGACTTCTCCGAGCACACGGGCTGGGACGTCGACGAGCACGGCCTCTTCCACTACGCCTGGCTCGACGCCTACCGCCACGAGGCCGGCCGTCACGCCTACGTGTTCCGCGTCGGAGGTCCGACTGCGGGTTTCGCCCTGGTGCGGGAGGCGGAACGGATCCACATGGCCGAGTTCTTCGTGCTGCGGAAGTATCGGCGCGCCGGCGTGGGCCTCGCCGCCGCACGGCTCCTGCTCGAGGCGCACGTCGGCCCCTGGTCGATCACGCAGCTGGCCACCAATCCCGAGGCCACCTCGTTCTGGCGCCGCGCCATCCCCGTGCCGTTCGAGGAGACGGTGCAGGCCGACGGGACGGTCGAGCAGCGGTTCACGATCGACCGGCACTGA
- the larE gene encoding ATP-dependent sacrificial sulfur transferase LarE, translating to MTSLRQPVPLTLGTAPQAPTSLFAPGHPGFEAEAMTPDALAGEALTLADAVSAELAGTRRLGVAYSGGVDSATLLALAVRALGAENVVALLGVSPSLARRERRLAHQVARVIGAEVIEVPTHEGENPDYQKNDGARCFHCKDELFTRIGEDVAREQQLDAVAYGENADDATRHDRPGAGAATRHRVLRPLSVAGMTKSQVREVARQLSLPVADKPAAPCLASRIPFGQEVTPEKLRQIDDLEDAVYEQGFSDCRVRHHGAVGRIELPTEELPRAMEPAIREALVAAGKETGFQHVTLDLDGIRSGLFSLQIVGKGGRG from the coding sequence GTGACCAGCCTCCGCCAGCCCGTCCCGCTCACCCTCGGCACCGCCCCGCAGGCCCCCACCTCGCTGTTCGCGCCCGGCCATCCCGGCTTCGAGGCCGAGGCGATGACCCCGGACGCGCTGGCCGGCGAGGCGCTCACTCTCGCCGACGCGGTCTCCGCCGAGCTCGCCGGCACGCGCCGGCTGGGCGTCGCCTACTCCGGCGGCGTCGACTCCGCGACCCTGCTCGCGCTCGCCGTGCGCGCGCTCGGGGCCGAGAACGTCGTCGCGCTGCTGGGGGTCTCCCCGTCCCTCGCCCGGCGCGAGCGGCGGCTCGCCCACCAGGTCGCGCGCGTGATCGGCGCCGAGGTGATCGAGGTCCCCACCCACGAGGGCGAGAACCCGGACTACCAGAAGAACGACGGCGCGCGGTGCTTCCACTGCAAGGACGAGCTGTTCACCCGCATCGGCGAGGACGTCGCGCGCGAGCAGCAGCTCGACGCCGTCGCCTACGGGGAGAACGCCGACGACGCCACCCGCCACGACCGCCCCGGGGCGGGCGCCGCCACCCGGCACCGCGTGCTGCGACCGCTGTCCGTCGCGGGCATGACGAAGTCGCAGGTGCGCGAGGTGGCCCGGCAGCTGTCCCTGCCGGTCGCGGACAAGCCGGCCGCCCCCTGTCTCGCCTCCCGCATCCCCTTCGGGCAGGAGGTCACCCCGGAGAAGCTGCGCCAGATCGACGACCTCGAGGACGCCGTCTACGAGCAGGGCTTCAGCGACTGCCGGGTGCGCCACCACGGCGCCGTGGGCCGCATCGAGCTGCCCACCGAGGAGCTGCCCCGCGCGATGGAGCCCGCGATCCGCGAGGCCCTCGTCGCCGCCGGCAAGGAGACCGGCTTCCAGCACGTCACCCTCGACCTCGACGGCATCCGCTCGGGCCTGTTCTCCCTGCAGATCGTGGGCAAGGGCGGCCGTGGCTGA
- a CDS encoding cytochrome c biogenesis protein CcdA, translating to MEISLLPAFLGETLALLSPCGALLLPGYLASAVTRWAGLLLHAAVFYLGLVLTLVPLGVGAGALGGLLAGHRSALIAVTSAVLVLLGALQALGLGADPARILPGAEALRQASARGRGLARTLLLGAVGGVAGFCAGPILGAVLTLAAGQGGILRGAVLLAAYGAGMVVPLLLLALAWDRLGPRSLRLLRGRPFTLAGRTLHTTTAATGVLIMGLGVLFWATNGLVSLPSPVPTRVLARWQEGLGALNGPGVQIALLVAAGLVALGLCWRADQRRPGADAGREVAGREDAHTEDAHTEDARREDERREGER from the coding sequence ATGGAGATCAGCCTGCTGCCGGCGTTCCTGGGCGAGACCCTCGCGCTGCTCAGCCCCTGCGGTGCCCTGCTGCTGCCCGGCTACCTCGCCTCCGCCGTCACCCGCTGGGCCGGCCTGCTGCTGCACGCCGCCGTGTTCTACCTGGGCCTGGTGCTCACCCTGGTCCCGCTCGGGGTGGGCGCGGGCGCGCTGGGCGGTCTGCTCGCCGGGCACCGCAGCGCCCTGATCGCCGTCACCTCCGCGGTGCTCGTCCTGCTCGGTGCGCTGCAGGCCCTCGGCCTCGGCGCCGACCCGGCCCGGATCCTGCCCGGCGCGGAGGCGCTCCGCCAGGCCTCCGCCCGTGGACGCGGCCTGGCACGCACCCTGCTGCTGGGCGCCGTGGGCGGGGTGGCCGGATTCTGCGCCGGCCCGATCCTGGGCGCCGTGCTCACCCTCGCCGCCGGGCAGGGCGGCATCCTGCGCGGCGCCGTGCTGCTGGCCGCCTACGGCGCCGGGATGGTCGTGCCGCTGCTGCTGCTCGCCCTCGCCTGGGATCGCCTGGGCCCGCGCTCGCTGCGCCTGCTGCGCGGCCGCCCGTTCACCCTCGCCGGCCGCACCCTGCACACCACCACCGCCGCCACCGGGGTGCTGATCATGGGCCTCGGCGTGCTGTTCTGGGCCACGAACGGGCTGGTGAGCCTGCCCTCCCCGGTGCCCACCCGGGTGCTCGCCCGCTGGCAGGAGGGCCTGGGCGCGCTGAACGGTCCCGGAGTGCAGATCGCGCTGCTGGTCGCGGCCGGTCTGGTCGCGCTGGGCCTGTGTTGGCGGGCGGACCAGCGCCGCCCCGGCGCCGATGCGGGCCGGGAGGTCGCGGGCCGGGAAGACGCGCACACGGAAGACGCGCACACGGAGGACGCGCGCCGGGAGGACGAGCGCCGGGAGGGCGAGCGATGA